The DNA region TGATTAAAATGGGTCATAGAAGCAGTTTATTTATAGTGAGGCTAGAGAATGAATCTGTGTTTTTAACTACAGTAGCCACCCTCAGTTAGGTAGGCAATGCAGAATCATGTGCTGCTGTTGAACATGGGACCTAATGAATTGTGGATATGGTTGGTTGTCTAGTTTTCTGAAGAAAAGAAGTTAATGCATATCTTCATTTTCATGTCCACAATAACAACAAATGGGCTAAGTTGAAGTAGGATTTAGATAAAGTGGACATATTGAAAAGGACCACAAAATAATGAGTCATTCAATTGTTCTTTCTTATTTAAGTGATTAAAATGACAGACAAGTTCATTTAATGGGGTTTATGAGAAATTTGTTGTTATTCCACAAATATGGCCCAAAATTCTAAGTGTTTGTCAAAGCGTTAGAAGGCAATGCCATGTGATATTTCATGCCATGTTATCTTTCTTTCTCTTGTGGTATTTTTGTTGCTATTCCTATCTGGCATTCTGTCACCTAACCTCTTATTCAGGCGGTCCTGAAATAATTCATAAATATATCCTTCCTGTGGATATAAATTTAAGGGTTTCTTCTTCTGTTCCAAATCATGAGAAGCAGTAGGGCCTAGTGTTGCTCGTCAACCAATTTATGGTGCAAATACTTTGACTGTAACAGAGTAGGCAAAACCATGTGAAACTTCATGTGATGTTGTCTCTCACCAGTAGCCACCAATTTGTCTTAACCGCTAAATATTTGGATATGAAACTTGTGATGAACTTATATATATAATCAGACTCAAACATTTTAACAAACACAAGTATCCTGACATTCAAAAAACTTCCATTTTTTGTGCAATTCTCAAAGTTCTTGTTCTTTGTTTTCCTTCCTCACTTAGAGTTACATCATATTCCTTGAGAGAATGGCTATCAAAGTGACTCCATTTATTCAGGCTAATCGAATCCTAAGGAGGTCTTCAACATCTGGAAGTGTTCCAAAAGGACATTGTGCAGTATATGTCGGAGAGAGCCAGAAGAAGCGATTCGTCGTGCCAATATCATACCTGAGCCAACCTCTATTTCAAGACTTATTAGCTCAAGCTGAAGAAGAGTTTGGATTTGATCATCCAATGGGTGGTCTTACAATACCTTGTAAAGAGGATGTGTTTGTTGATCTCACGTCCCGCTTGAGGAGATTATGAGTAGGATCATTGTGCCAATTTTCTTCCCCATGAAATTTTGTAAATCAATAGGATTAGaaatgagagagagagaaaacaatTCCTTGTTTTTTTCTTAACCATTTTGTATAGTGCATAGTAAACAAGGATTTTCTGCTTGTAAAGGTGAGTTAAAATGACCAACCTCCTGTCAAATGGATATAGACAATTTTTATTTAAGCAAATTTGTTCAAGTCACTTGATTAGAAAACTCAATTCTTTTATATGTTCATGTTTCTTCATCCAGTAGACAGATGTACGTGATATATTGCATCATTTTGCTGTTGGCTTTATTCACACCAGCAATTAAGTACTACTATCGCTATTTGTAGCTCTTGGACCCCTCCCTTATTTGGTTGTGTGTTAAAATTCCAGGTTCTTTGTCGGACTAAAGATCGCATTTTTGACTGATGGTGGTTTTGGGATTGATATCTATTTTCATAGATTTTTACCTATCCTAATCTGGAAAGATGGAGAAATCTTGATACAAGGCAAAAAAGGCTCACAGCTATTTTCTTAGAACCCAAAAGAGAAGAAGTTTAGGAGGGTCCCCGTTTACAGGGTATTTCCACTGTAGCGACTAGATATATTCCAAGTTTTTACTCACACAAGACTGTAATGTGGGACAACTTTCAAGTCTCAAATGTTAAACCGAACAAAAACTGAGATAGTTTAGATATTTAATTTGTCTGACTTCCTCTAGGATATTATGTTTTACTTCTACGTCTCTGGTATAATTTGGTGTAAAACCTGACGACTTTTACTGTTTTGTGGATGCTTTTGAATTCTGGTAGAACAACAACTCTGTTTGTACGTGTATATGTTGTCCATTTTTACATTCCTAAGTTATTTGCATTGCGGTCTCCAAAACTGcattttttttattcatttcaTTCTGTATTTGTCTGAATAGGGCGAACTACAAAAAGGAACAAAACGTTGGCCTATTAGTCAGGCATATTTACCTCGAAGAAGTGCATTTTGATTGAACAAGGTATTTTGGTGCATGCTTTTTCGAATTGCTTTTGCGTCAAACTTCAATTTCGACGGTTGTCTTTACTGTGTTGACAAGtcaattatttttttcaaatatatatatatatatatatatatatatatatatatatatatatatatatatatatattagatgaTAAATCCTCTTGGTGAAAATCCTGCCTTCGCCATTATCTAGACATAAAGTAAATGCTAACATGCATTTGTGCAGGTGAACATATTGAATTTGATAAATTTTGCAAAATATTCTCTACGCCGTGtataatgtgtcacgacccaaccccgtaggccgtgactggcgccctacttgggaaCCCTGACATACCTATCAATATCTGATCACatccaaatagcatatacggccataaacactatatgccgtctcaaactatgtcAAACTGT from Lycium barbarum isolate Lr01 chromosome 10, ASM1917538v2, whole genome shotgun sequence includes:
- the LOC132613672 gene encoding auxin-responsive protein SAUR21-like, encoding MAIKVTPFIQANRILRRSSTSGSVPKGHCAVYVGESQKKRFVVPISYLSQPLFQDLLAQAEEEFGFDHPMGGLTIPCKEDVFVDLTSRLRRL